The window CGGATCACCCGCGGCGCGCCGAGCGGATCGTCGCGGTCCGGCGGGTGGCTCGCGTAGAACTCGCGGGCGGTGCGCTGCTTCTCCGCGTCGGGGTGGATCACCGCCACGCGGCGGATGGTGTCATCCGGCTCCACCACGTCCACCATGCACCAGGTGCCGAAGTGTGGCAGCGCCAGCCCCGCCCCCGTGGCCAGCGTGGTCTCGTAGTCGAGCGACCCCGCCAGGCAGCGGCTGGTCTCCGCCAGGAAGCCCAGGCGCGTGCGTGGGTCCGGCGTTGCGCTCCCGACGCTCGTCTCGGCGTCCGGGCTGGTCGTGGTCATAGCAGGCTCTGGATCGGTGAAGACGATCGCCGGAAGCGCGTCGTGGACAACCCGGGGCCGCACGAACCGAGCCGGGCGATGCATTGTCATCCAGAGGCTACCGCCGGGCGCCGATCCAGCCTCCCAGCGCCGCCGGATCCTGGATGCGGTACCGGGCACGCCCCGCCGCCTCCACGAGCCCCGCCTCCCGCAGCGTACGAAGCGCCCGCACGAGCACCTCCCGCACGGTTCCGAGCTCCTCCGCGATCTCCGCCTGCGATGCGCCGAGGGTGAAGTCCGCGCCGCCCGCGCCGGAATGCCGGGCCAGCAGCAGGGTCGCGAGGCGCACCGGCACCGTCTCGCTGGTGCGGCGGTCCAGGCGCGACATTACCGTGCGGACCCGCTCCGCGAGGCGCCCCAGCAATCTGAACGCCAGCTCCGGGTCCGCCGCGATGGCGCGGCTCAGCGCGTCGCGCCCGAGCGCCAGGCAGACGGTCGGCTCCGCGGCGATGGCGGTCGCTGGATACCGCCCGCCGGCGAAGAGCGGCACCTCGCCCAGCGTCCCGCCCGGCCCCT is drawn from Longimicrobium sp. and contains these coding sequences:
- a CDS encoding Crp/Fnr family transcriptional regulator, which codes for MTPIDQVPLFQGLKREAREILAGQGTTRSFAAGEALWTAGTAPRGLFVVLEGKVRVVRAPGGRQYTVHTEGPGGTLGEVPLFAGGRYPATAIAAEPTVCLALGRDALSRAIAADPELAFRLLGRLAERVRTVMSRLDRRTSETVPVRLATLLLARHSGAGGADFTLGASQAEIAEELGTVREVLVRALRTLREAGLVEAAGRARYRIQDPAALGGWIGARR